A stretch of the Symmachiella macrocystis genome encodes the following:
- a CDS encoding ABC transporter ATP-binding protein, with amino-acid sequence MGEVEVPVLHDVDLEIYAGEIMVIVGPSGSGKSTLLNIIGGIDSPTSGDVFFQDCDLTQLNERELTAYRREHVGFVFQFYNLVPTLTARENVLVSTEISRTPMDVDEVLEMVGLGDRKDHFPSQLSGGEQQRVAIARALAKDPTLLLCDEPTGALDLSTGRMVLELLDRLCAELGKTIVLITHNNPISHLGHRVIKLGQGTIAEAQVNTQRTSPHDIQW; translated from the coding sequence ATGGGCGAAGTCGAAGTGCCGGTGTTGCACGACGTCGACTTAGAGATCTACGCCGGCGAAATCATGGTGATTGTCGGTCCCTCGGGTTCGGGCAAGAGCACGCTGTTGAATATCATCGGTGGGATCGACAGCCCCACTTCGGGCGATGTTTTTTTCCAAGACTGCGATTTGACGCAGCTCAACGAGCGGGAATTGACCGCCTATCGCCGCGAGCATGTGGGATTCGTGTTTCAGTTCTACAATCTCGTACCCACATTGACGGCTCGCGAAAACGTGCTGGTTTCCACCGAAATATCCCGTACGCCGATGGACGTGGACGAAGTGCTGGAAATGGTTGGACTGGGAGATCGCAAAGATCACTTCCCTTCACAACTGTCCGGGGGCGAACAACAACGCGTGGCGATTGCCCGCGCACTGGCCAAGGATCCCACGTTGCTGCTCTGTGATGAACCAACCGGGGCGCTTGATTTGTCAACCGGACGCATGGTGCTGGAGTTGTTAGACCGGCTGTGCGCGGAGTTGGGAAAGACGATTGTGTTGATCACACACAATAACCCCATCTCGCATTTGGGTCATCGTGTGATCAAACTGGGGCAGGGGACCATCGCCGAGGCCCAAGTGAATACCCAACGAACTTCGCCGCACGATATTCAGTGGTAG
- a CDS encoding MJ0042-type zinc finger domain-containing protein → MQPFSFQCPHCAALLRVKDSALVGREVPCPDCGEAFRLAYDGRHVSILDVPPVTSEMEPAEQAPAAAHTIATGVLVDDEDEGKAVWWNEPHVIAWAVAAVFGICMTVVIATDSAPSRVDKLADAKIAPPAALKETAPDALLENEEGGNDEGVQDDDVEPALLLWDAPGGDAKGQLSRLGQLIQQQRKDTGHFPQGTNGSDEPTERFSWLARLSTQSSGRELTPRWDQSWSDPVNLRFVRRRMSVFLNPDVEPLVGDNGFPASHFVGMAGVGDDAAQLPVSHERAGIFGYDRKTTEADVKDGLSQTIMVAGVQSRLGSWAAGGPATVRGFVNEPYINGPDGFGSGQADGMWVLMADGSVKFHSAQTDAAILRGEAAMADAYYREHPPLVIAANEEPVKDATTEDKAGDKTPPTDDVSIDELVLIVDEIAETEKQQRAEKEAAAKPPPLTDKQIHARLDQPVLRYQSGDGATFGPVFEELAEMVAVPLDYDARRCRAEKKIWDHPVQLEFEDVTVGEVFEQLLESVGLGATIGDGKIVISELNKK, encoded by the coding sequence ATGCAACCATTTTCGTTTCAATGTCCGCACTGCGCCGCATTGCTGAGAGTTAAGGATAGCGCGCTGGTCGGTCGCGAAGTCCCGTGTCCCGATTGCGGTGAAGCTTTCCGGTTGGCCTACGATGGCCGTCACGTGTCAATCCTAGATGTCCCGCCGGTTACGAGCGAAATGGAACCGGCCGAACAGGCACCGGCCGCAGCGCACACGATTGCGACAGGCGTATTGGTCGATGACGAGGATGAGGGCAAAGCTGTATGGTGGAATGAGCCGCATGTGATTGCATGGGCCGTCGCTGCCGTCTTTGGAATCTGTATGACGGTGGTCATCGCCACCGACTCGGCCCCGTCGCGCGTCGATAAACTGGCAGATGCCAAGATCGCGCCGCCCGCCGCACTGAAGGAAACGGCTCCGGATGCTTTACTTGAGAATGAGGAGGGTGGTAACGATGAGGGGGTTCAAGACGATGACGTCGAGCCGGCACTATTGCTGTGGGACGCGCCGGGGGGTGATGCGAAAGGTCAATTGTCCCGCCTTGGCCAGTTGATCCAGCAGCAGCGCAAGGACACCGGGCATTTTCCGCAAGGGACGAATGGCTCCGACGAGCCTACGGAACGGTTCAGTTGGTTAGCACGCTTGTCCACACAATCCTCGGGTCGCGAATTGACTCCCCGTTGGGACCAATCCTGGAGTGATCCAGTCAATCTACGTTTTGTGCGACGTCGGATGTCGGTGTTTTTGAATCCCGATGTGGAGCCATTGGTGGGAGACAATGGTTTTCCCGCTAGTCATTTCGTGGGTATGGCAGGTGTGGGGGATGATGCGGCGCAACTTCCGGTGTCTCATGAGCGGGCGGGTATTTTTGGATATGACCGAAAAACCACGGAGGCGGACGTCAAAGATGGCTTGTCGCAGACCATCATGGTGGCGGGGGTCCAGTCTCGCTTGGGGTCTTGGGCGGCCGGTGGTCCAGCGACAGTGCGGGGATTTGTTAACGAGCCGTATATCAATGGGCCTGATGGTTTTGGCAGCGGTCAAGCGGACGGGATGTGGGTTTTGATGGCCGACGGCAGTGTGAAGTTCCATTCTGCACAAACCGATGCTGCCATTCTGCGCGGCGAAGCAGCGATGGCCGATGCCTATTACCGCGAACATCCACCGCTGGTGATCGCCGCTAACGAAGAGCCGGTGAAAGACGCAACGACTGAGGACAAAGCCGGCGACAAGACCCCGCCGACCGACGACGTTTCGATTGACGAATTGGTCCTCATCGTCGATGAAATCGCAGAAACGGAGAAACAACAGCGCGCCGAAAAAGAAGCTGCCGCCAAGCCGCCTCCGCTGACAGACAAACAGATCCATGCTCGCTTGGACCAACCGGTGCTGCGGTATCAATCGGGTGACGGTGCCACCTTTGGTCCGGTGTTTGAAGAACTCGCCGAAATGGTGGCTGTCCCGTTGGATTACGACGCTCGTCGCTGTCGGGCTGAGAAAAAAATATGGGACCACCCGGTACAGCTAGAGTTTGAAGACGTGACGGTGGGAGAAGTTTTCGAGCAGTTGCTTGAATCTGTCGGTTTGGGTGCGACAATTGGAGATGGTAAGATTGTGATTAGCGAACTGAACAAAAAATAA
- a CDS encoding prepilin peptidase: MQPIVIPCPHCGSKLKLRDPKLLGKIGKCPQCETRFPLIDPAAVELELAEPAHAPEAPQPTTPPPPAAGIQIDVADEPSVSARLRSRRRRDRGGVWIVAAAATCLALFGGGWWWLFQRGPDPAVTNVNQATPNKAAPLPTAPTQPAATSSLPKVTKGPAIDLQYVPHGMGLLVHLRPAEIWAAAPAGGNVLDCLGEPLRASLSEWIQQKCLFPPEDIQEAKFCFYFGSPGEAVEIAGVITLAQPRKRSELIPLFEGERKSDIELPYYVGPTRSYLLIDEQTFAFCPSTMVADWSETIKTPAMTRENLLRIVRQSDRDDQLTVICEPADLRIHSESLVSGDVFRLVAAVLDWLGDDAATLSWGVRLQPAFRSQAVVQPRTRFDVDRLQRGLTEKMQRLPESMLETVSLWNPQSVGTKRVLGRFPAMCLAVERGTKIDREGGHAIVKTQLPEIAGPNLALASRLAWRESLRKSTSEPSTVPATNPVPIPRTIAQRLAKPIDCEFRRTPLHEAIAYIASETGVEMEIMGDDLMLIGVTQNLPQEFAMQQTPATAVLDRILTVEGMVVVVRETQDRAIITTAKAAMERGEAPLRLVPAAAVEP, encoded by the coding sequence ATGCAGCCGATTGTGATTCCTTGTCCGCATTGCGGTTCAAAACTGAAATTGCGCGATCCGAAGCTGTTAGGGAAGATCGGCAAATGCCCGCAGTGCGAAACCCGCTTTCCACTTATCGATCCGGCGGCAGTCGAGTTGGAGTTAGCAGAGCCGGCCCATGCACCGGAAGCACCTCAGCCAACTACACCCCCGCCGCCTGCCGCGGGAATACAGATTGACGTCGCCGATGAACCGAGTGTCTCGGCGCGACTGCGCTCCCGCCGGCGGCGCGATCGGGGTGGAGTGTGGATCGTAGCGGCGGCTGCGACCTGTTTGGCGCTGTTCGGTGGTGGATGGTGGTGGCTGTTTCAGCGCGGTCCGGATCCGGCGGTTACCAATGTGAACCAGGCGACACCCAACAAGGCGGCACCGCTCCCGACGGCGCCGACTCAACCGGCAGCAACGAGTTCGTTGCCCAAAGTCACAAAGGGACCGGCGATCGACCTACAGTACGTCCCGCACGGTATGGGCTTGTTGGTACATCTGCGTCCGGCGGAGATCTGGGCCGCTGCTCCGGCGGGAGGCAATGTTCTGGACTGTCTCGGCGAGCCATTGCGGGCCAGTTTGAGCGAATGGATCCAGCAAAAGTGTCTCTTCCCTCCCGAGGACATTCAAGAAGCCAAGTTTTGCTTCTATTTTGGCTCACCGGGTGAGGCTGTTGAGATAGCTGGGGTGATTACGCTCGCCCAGCCGAGGAAACGCTCCGAATTGATCCCGCTGTTTGAGGGTGAGCGAAAAAGTGACATCGAGTTGCCTTATTACGTGGGACCGACGCGGTCGTATTTGTTGATCGATGAGCAAACCTTTGCCTTTTGCCCCTCAACCATGGTTGCGGATTGGAGCGAAACGATCAAAACTCCGGCCATGACGCGCGAGAATTTGCTGCGTATTGTGCGGCAAAGTGACCGGGACGACCAACTGACCGTGATTTGCGAACCGGCCGATTTACGAATTCATAGTGAATCGTTGGTGTCGGGCGACGTATTTAGATTAGTGGCCGCTGTCTTGGACTGGCTGGGGGACGATGCGGCCACTCTGTCGTGGGGTGTGCGGCTACAGCCAGCGTTTCGCTCTCAGGCGGTCGTGCAGCCTCGAACTCGGTTCGATGTCGACCGGTTGCAGCGGGGGTTGACGGAGAAGATGCAGCGATTGCCGGAATCGATGTTGGAAACGGTCTCGCTGTGGAATCCGCAAAGCGTGGGGACGAAACGGGTCTTGGGTCGTTTTCCGGCGATGTGTTTAGCGGTGGAACGAGGGACAAAAATTGACAGGGAAGGGGGGCATGCGATTGTGAAGACGCAGCTTCCAGAAATCGCAGGACCAAATTTGGCGCTGGCTTCCCGATTAGCGTGGCGGGAGTCACTGCGCAAATCCACGTCGGAACCAAGTACGGTCCCTGCGACAAACCCCGTACCTATTCCGAGAACCATTGCCCAGCGGTTGGCCAAGCCGATCGACTGTGAATTTCGGCGGACACCGTTGCATGAAGCGATTGCCTATATCGCCAGCGAAACCGGTGTGGAGATGGAAATCATGGGGGATGATTTGATGTTGATCGGTGTCACGCAAAACCTGCCGCAGGAATTCGCGATGCAACAGACGCCGGCGACGGCTGTTCTGGATCGTATTTTGACCGTAGAAGGGATGGTCGTAGTTGTCCGTGAGACACAAGACCGCGCAATCATTACCACCGCCAAGGCGGCAATGGAACGGGGGGAAGCACCGCTACGGTTGGTGCCCGCAGCCGCGGTGGAACCTTGA
- a CDS encoding response regulator transcription factor has translation MTHEPTVFVIDDDQIIRDSLATLLSTAKIRTEMYSDALEFLDRFDPERAGCLLLDVRMPGMSGLELQRHLSKMEVPVTTIILTGHADVSMAVGAMKTGATDFIEKPFRADDLIRRVRDAMGKNLEARKQWNRNRELQKRVDTLTPREKTVLALIIEGNPTKTIAAQLGTSFNTVRNQRTSIMRKMNTDSVVDLVRIMTEVGGQAEKN, from the coding sequence ATGACTCACGAGCCAACTGTCTTTGTTATCGATGACGATCAAATCATTCGTGACTCGTTAGCGACTCTACTGTCCACCGCGAAAATCCGCACGGAAATGTACTCCGACGCATTAGAGTTTTTGGATCGCTTTGACCCGGAACGCGCCGGCTGTTTGCTTTTGGATGTGCGGATGCCGGGGATGAGCGGTTTGGAATTGCAGCGGCATTTGTCGAAAATGGAAGTTCCGGTGACCACCATCATTCTCACCGGCCACGCGGATGTTTCGATGGCTGTCGGCGCGATGAAAACGGGGGCCACTGATTTTATCGAAAAGCCGTTTCGTGCTGATGATTTGATTCGCCGGGTGCGAGACGCCATGGGGAAAAACCTCGAGGCGCGGAAGCAATGGAATCGCAACCGCGAACTTCAAAAGCGGGTCGATACCCTCACGCCGCGCGAAAAAACCGTGTTGGCATTGATCATTGAGGGGAATCCAACCAAAACGATCGCTGCACAGCTTGGCACAAGTTTTAACACCGTTCGCAATCAGCGCACGAGCATTATGCGGAAGATGAACACGGACTCCGTTGTCGATCTCGTGAGGATTATGACCGAGGTCGGCGGTCAGGCCGAAAAGAACTGA
- a CDS encoding (2Fe-2S)-binding protein, which translates to MSPALELDDTICYCFHVSKRKIVNYIRIHKLKRPSQVSQCGGAGTGCGWCVSYLKRYFEAAATTNEPGNESQSAEEYAQQRAAYIAAGNGTPPAGAIPLPGTSSHDSDSIA; encoded by the coding sequence GTGAGTCCGGCTTTGGAACTCGACGATACAATTTGTTACTGTTTCCACGTGAGCAAGCGGAAGATAGTTAACTACATCCGCATTCACAAACTGAAGCGTCCCAGCCAAGTCAGCCAGTGCGGCGGTGCGGGAACCGGTTGTGGTTGGTGCGTTTCGTATTTGAAACGATACTTCGAGGCCGCTGCCACAACCAACGAACCGGGAAATGAGTCTCAGTCGGCTGAGGAGTATGCTCAACAACGGGCCGCTTACATCGCTGCTGGAAACGGAACGCCACCCGCCGGCGCGATTCCGCTTCCCGGGACGTCCAGTCACGATTCGGATTCGATCGCTTGA
- a CDS encoding Ppx/GppA phosphatase family protein, with amino-acid sequence MSRDGEHTVGFIDLGTNSARLLVVRSHPDRAYSELNRLKEVVRLGEGEFIANVLQPQAMHRAALVCRKFVEMAQGYDAEKIVAVATSASRDARNKDVFLKRLRREAGVDVRIISGKEEARLIYLGVSSGLKLGDEKALFIDIGGGSTEIVVGDQQEYFYLDSLNLGAIRLYTKFFSPLETGPVTQRRYKKIQRHVRQSSVRTIQRVKPLKFSRAVGSSGTLINLAEIAAKLCHPSGSGSVDVLTRADLKTVVAHLCSLSVEERAKVPGINPERADIIIPGAAIIDTLMEDLNLSEIRISDRGLREGMPIDYLSGSGSSEWMDHRTFRKRSILQLGHSCGFEEAHAKHVAELSLQLFDSSKAVGLHKLGEPERELLEYAGLLHDIGIFLSYRRHRAHSYYFIRNAELLGFDETEIAVMAVTVLYHHKSYPRRKHPQFAELDKRHRRVVRILCVLLRLAESLDRTHGQVVKQVEFRPMDKKTTQLDVTAEGDCQLEIGELQNHAWSFKKTFKKRLALSLNGVEIEEPTSPDPQTVSS; translated from the coding sequence ATGAGTCGTGATGGAGAACATACCGTCGGGTTTATTGATCTGGGGACGAACTCCGCACGGCTTTTGGTCGTCCGTTCGCATCCTGATCGTGCCTATTCGGAGTTGAATCGGCTCAAGGAAGTGGTGCGGCTCGGAGAAGGGGAGTTTATCGCCAACGTGCTGCAACCGCAGGCGATGCACCGCGCGGCATTGGTGTGCCGGAAATTTGTGGAAATGGCGCAGGGTTATGATGCTGAGAAAATCGTAGCAGTCGCCACATCGGCCAGCCGCGATGCCCGCAATAAGGATGTGTTTCTCAAACGGTTGCGGCGTGAAGCCGGTGTGGACGTCCGTATTATTTCCGGCAAGGAGGAAGCGCGGCTGATTTATTTGGGCGTTTCCAGCGGCTTAAAGCTGGGAGATGAGAAAGCGCTGTTCATCGACATTGGCGGTGGTAGCACTGAAATTGTTGTCGGCGATCAACAGGAATACTTTTATTTGGATTCCCTCAATCTAGGGGCGATCCGGTTGTACACCAAGTTTTTCTCGCCGTTGGAGACCGGTCCGGTCACACAGCGGCGGTATAAAAAAATTCAACGTCACGTACGGCAATCGTCGGTGCGGACCATACAACGGGTCAAGCCGTTGAAATTCAGTCGCGCGGTCGGCAGCTCGGGTACGCTGATCAATCTGGCGGAAATCGCCGCTAAGTTATGTCATCCGAGCGGCAGCGGCTCGGTTGACGTGTTGACACGTGCGGATTTGAAGACAGTCGTCGCTCATTTGTGCAGCTTGTCGGTCGAAGAGCGGGCCAAGGTTCCGGGGATCAATCCCGAACGGGCCGACATTATCATCCCAGGGGCGGCGATCATTGACACGTTGATGGAGGACTTGAATCTCTCCGAGATCCGCATCAGTGATCGCGGACTGCGCGAAGGAATGCCGATCGATTACCTCTCCGGCAGCGGCAGTAGCGAGTGGATGGACCACCGCACGTTTCGCAAGCGGAGCATTTTGCAACTGGGGCATTCGTGCGGTTTCGAGGAAGCCCACGCCAAGCACGTTGCGGAATTGTCGCTGCAATTGTTCGACAGTAGCAAGGCGGTCGGCTTGCACAAGCTGGGTGAACCCGAACGGGAACTGCTGGAGTATGCCGGTTTGCTACACGATATCGGTATCTTTTTGTCCTATCGCAGGCACCGCGCGCATTCCTATTATTTCATCCGCAATGCAGAGCTTTTAGGATTCGATGAAACGGAAATAGCCGTTATGGCCGTCACCGTGTTGTATCACCACAAGTCGTATCCCCGTCGTAAACATCCACAATTCGCTGAATTGGATAAACGACATCGCCGCGTCGTACGGATTCTGTGTGTGCTGTTGCGATTGGCCGAAAGCCTGGATCGCACGCATGGCCAAGTCGTGAAACAGGTCGAGTTTCGTCCGATGGACAAAAAAACGACACAATTGGACGTGACGGCTGAGGGAGACTGCCAATTGGAAATAGGTGAACTCCAGAATCACGCATGGTCGTTCAAGAAAACTTTCAAAAAACGCTTAGCACTGAGCCTCAATGGCGTCGAAATTGAAGAGCCGACGAGTCCCGATCCACAAACGGTGTCGAGTTGA
- a CDS encoding GNAT family N-acetyltransferase, producing the protein MAIHYREETADDLRAIHQVNTAAFGLPAEGNLVDLLRNDGLAVVSYVAVSNHALVGHILFSELPIETKQTTIPAVALAPMAVLPQFQRQGIGTELVRRGLDICRERGQQVVIVLGHPAYYPRFGFSSELAKRISSPFSDEAFMALELVAGVLDNVQGQVTYPPPFFSV; encoded by the coding sequence ATGGCAATTCACTATCGCGAAGAAACCGCGGACGATCTGCGTGCGATCCACCAAGTCAATACGGCAGCGTTCGGCCTGCCTGCCGAAGGGAACCTCGTTGACCTGTTGCGGAACGATGGATTGGCCGTTGTCTCCTATGTTGCTGTCTCAAACCACGCACTTGTCGGGCATATTCTCTTCAGTGAACTGCCGATTGAAACTAAACAAACGACGATTCCCGCAGTTGCCTTGGCCCCCATGGCGGTCTTGCCGCAATTCCAGAGACAGGGCATTGGTACCGAATTGGTTCGGCGCGGTTTGGATATCTGCCGGGAACGAGGGCAGCAGGTGGTGATTGTCTTGGGGCATCCCGCTTACTACCCCCGTTTCGGGTTTTCGTCCGAGTTGGCCAAGCGGATTTCCTCGCCATTTTCCGACGAAGCCTTCATGGCGCTCGAACTGGTTGCGGGAGTTCTGGATAATGTGCAGGGGCAGGTTACCTATCCGCCACCATTTTTCTCGGTGTGA
- a CDS encoding peroxiredoxin-like family protein: MKQDATKTCTMAAVTNTGENLADLSQTRPLLVVFLRHSGCPFCREALAEIAEKRDTIQQAGVGIVLVHMYDDEFAAEYFARYGLDDLPRISDPQCAVYRAFGLQRGSHRQVAGPRVWWRGMVATIFKRHGVGRIIGDVLQMPGAFIVKNGEIIRSFTYNTSADRPDYGEFATCELPGAKS; the protein is encoded by the coding sequence ATGAAACAGGATGCGACGAAAACATGTACGATGGCGGCCGTCACCAATACCGGGGAGAACCTTGCCGATTTGTCGCAGACACGCCCGTTGCTGGTGGTCTTCTTGCGGCACAGTGGGTGTCCCTTTTGCCGTGAAGCCTTGGCGGAAATCGCAGAGAAACGCGACACGATTCAACAAGCCGGCGTGGGGATCGTGTTGGTGCACATGTACGACGACGAGTTCGCTGCGGAGTATTTCGCCCGGTACGGATTGGACGATCTGCCTCGCATCAGCGATCCTCAGTGCGCGGTGTACCGTGCATTCGGACTACAACGCGGGAGTCACCGACAAGTCGCCGGTCCCAGGGTCTGGTGGCGGGGGATGGTGGCCACGATTTTCAAACGCCACGGCGTGGGTCGAATCATCGGCGACGTCCTACAAATGCCCGGCGCGTTCATTGTCAAAAACGGCGAGATCATCCGCAGTTTCACATACAATACCTCCGCCGACCGCCCGGACTATGGGGAATTCGCTACGTGTGAGTTGCCTGGCGCAAAATCTTGA